A window of the Proteus terrae subsp. cibarius genome harbors these coding sequences:
- the glpD gene encoding glycerol-3-phosphate dehydrogenase, translated as MKTQDLIVIGGGINGAGIAADAAGRGLSVLMLEAQDLASATSSASSKLIHGGLRYLEHYEFRLVSEALAEREVLLRLAPHIAFPMRFRLPHQPHLRPAWMIRIGLFLYDHLGKRVSLPSSKGIKFGANSVLKPELTRGFEYSDCWVDDARLVVLNAQEIVRRGGEVRTRTKVTRAWRENNLWMVEAQDLRTGETSLYQAKALVNAAGPWVKTLFDEGLKLKSPYGIRLIKGSHIVIPRAHNEPQAYILQNEDNRIVFVIPWMDEFSIIGTTDVEYNGDPKDVAIDDNEIQYLLKVYNDHFKKQLTKEDVVWDYSGVRPLCDDESDSPQAITRDYTLDVHDDNGQTPLLSVFGGKLTTYRKLGEHAVDKLVAYFPNMGKPWTKNGQLPGGNLEGCDRDGYSRLIRQRHPWLPEALALRFARTYGSNTELLLEGITDLAGMGENFGHNLYEAELRYLVKHEWVIEVDDAIWRRTKLGMWLNDEQKQRISQWLVANTHTA; from the coding sequence ATGAAAACTCAAGACTTGATTGTCATCGGCGGCGGAATAAACGGCGCTGGAATTGCGGCGGATGCAGCTGGCCGAGGCCTTTCAGTACTTATGCTGGAAGCTCAAGACTTAGCAAGTGCGACATCTTCCGCGAGCTCTAAACTTATTCATGGTGGCTTACGTTATCTAGAACATTATGAGTTTCGCTTAGTTAGCGAAGCACTGGCGGAGCGTGAAGTATTATTACGCTTAGCACCACATATCGCATTTCCAATGCGCTTTCGCCTGCCACATCAGCCACACTTACGCCCAGCTTGGATGATCCGTATTGGTCTATTCCTTTATGATCATTTAGGAAAACGTGTCAGCCTACCAAGCAGTAAAGGCATTAAATTCGGTGCAAACTCTGTTTTAAAACCAGAATTAACACGCGGTTTTGAATACTCAGACTGCTGGGTTGATGATGCACGTTTAGTGGTGCTCAACGCACAAGAAATCGTCCGTCGTGGTGGTGAAGTGCGCACTCGCACAAAAGTAACCCGTGCTTGGCGTGAAAATAATTTATGGATGGTAGAAGCACAAGATTTACGTACTGGTGAAACATCTCTCTACCAAGCGAAAGCCTTAGTAAACGCAGCAGGCCCTTGGGTTAAAACCTTGTTTGATGAAGGCTTAAAACTGAAATCACCTTATGGCATCCGCTTAATTAAAGGTAGCCATATTGTTATTCCTCGCGCTCATAACGAACCACAAGCTTATATTTTACAAAACGAAGATAACCGTATTGTTTTCGTTATTCCTTGGATGGATGAGTTCTCTATCATCGGTACTACGGATGTTGAATACAACGGTGATCCTAAAGATGTCGCTATTGATGACAACGAAATTCAGTATTTACTGAAAGTCTATAACGATCACTTTAAGAAGCAGTTAACGAAAGAAGATGTGGTTTGGGATTACTCTGGCGTGCGTCCATTATGTGACGATGAATCAGATTCACCACAAGCGATTACCCGTGACTACACCTTAGATGTACATGATGATAATGGTCAAACACCACTGTTATCTGTATTTGGTGGTAAATTAACGACTTATCGTAAATTAGGTGAGCACGCTGTTGATAAACTTGTTGCTTACTTCCCTAACATGGGTAAACCGTGGACTAAAAATGGTCAATTACCAGGCGGTAATTTAGAAGGTTGTGATCGTGATGGTTATTCACGTTTAATCCGTCAACGTCACCCTTGGTTACCAGAAGCACTGGCACTGCGTTTTGCTCGCACTTACGGTAGCAACACTGAATTACTGCTTGAAGGTATTACTGATTTAGCAGGTATGGGTGAAAACTTCGGTCATAATCTGTATGAAGCAGAATTACGTTATTTAGTGAAACATGAGTGGGTTATCGAAGTTGATGATGCTATTTGGCGTCGTACCAAACTCGGCATGTGGCTAAATGACGAACAAAAACAACGTATTAGTCAATGGTTAGTGGCAAATACACACACTGCATAA
- a CDS encoding DUF488 domain-containing protein, with protein MITCKRVYDDKNGEHEGYRVLVDRLWPRGVKKTDFHYDEWNKGVAPSTELRKWFHGGGGDFTEFTQRYTQELMATPEHWRPLLVIAKEQPLVLLYSGKDKQQNNATVLKAFLEKQLAHC; from the coding sequence CACTTGTAAACGTGTTTATGATGATAAAAACGGTGAGCATGAAGGTTATCGTGTGTTAGTCGATAGGCTATGGCCAAGGGGCGTGAAAAAAACAGACTTTCATTATGATGAATGGAATAAAGGTGTCGCGCCTTCGACTGAATTACGAAAATGGTTTCATGGCGGAGGGGGAGATTTTACTGAATTCACGCAACGTTATACGCAAGAATTAATGGCTACACCTGAGCATTGGCGACCTCTTCTTGTAATAGCAAAAGAGCAACCGCTAGTATTACTTTATTCAGGTAAAGATAAGCAACAAAATAATGCAACCGTGTTAAAAGCTTTTCTAGAAAAACAGTTAGCACACTGTTAA